CTACAAATTCAGCCGGCGCCGCGCACGCGCCCTGCCATAATACGGAGACAGCAGATGCATCCTTCCACCCCCAAGCCGCGGCTGTCGTTCTGGCAGCTGTGGAACATGAGCTTCGGCTTCTTCGGCATCCAGTTCGGCTTCGCCCTGCAGAACGCCAATACCAGCCGGATCTTCTCCACGCTGGGCGCCGACCCCAGCCAGTTGGCGCTGTTCTGGCTTGCGGCACCCGTCACGGGCCTGCTGGTGCAGCCGATCATCGGCTACCTGTCCGACAACACGTGGCATCCGAAATGGGGCCGCCGCCGTCCGTTCTTCTTCCTGGGCGCCGTGCTGGCGTCCATCGCGCTGTTCCTGATGCCGAACTCGCACATGCTGTGGATGGCCGTGGCCGTTTTGTGGCTGATGGATGCGGCGATCAACATCTCGATGGAGCCGTTTCGCGCCTTTGTCGGCGACAAGCTCGATCCGTCGCAGCAGACCGCCGGCTTTGCGATGCAGACGTTCTTCATCGGCTGCGGCGCCGTCATCGCATCGCTGCTGCCGACGATCTACGCCGACTACCTGGGCGTCAGCAATGTCTCCGTCAACGGCGGCGTGCCCGACACGGTGCGCTATGCGTTCTACGCCGGCGGCGCCGTCTACCTGCTGGCCGTGCTGTGGACGGTGTTCACCAGCGAAGAGAGCCCGCCCGAGGACATGGCCGCGTTCCGCCGCGACAGCGGCAAGGGCCTCGGCCATGGCATCGCCGAGATCCTGGACGGCTTCTTCCACATGCCGAAGACGATGCTGCAGCTGGCGTTCGTGCAGTTCTTTTCGTGGATCGGCCTGTTCGCGATGTGGATCTACACCACGTCGGCCGTGGCGGAGACCGTGTTCGGCACCACCGACGCCCGCTCCGAGCTGTACCAGGATGCCGGCAACTATGTCGGCCTCCTGTTCGCGGTGTATTCCGGCGTGTCGGCGCTGGCCGCCTTCATCCTGCCGGTGCTGGCACGCCTCACCAGCCGCAAGGCCGTGCATATGATCTGCCTGCTCGTCGGCGGCCTCAGCCTGGCCAGCGTGTTCCTGATCCACGACCGCACGATGCTGGTGCTGCCGATGATCGGCGTAGGCATCGCCTGGGCCAGCATCCTGACGATGCCGTACGCGATCCTGGCCGGCGCGCTGCCCGCCAGCCGGATGGGCTACTACATGGGCGTGTTCAATTTCTTCGTCGTGATTCCGCAGATCGTCAGCGGCCTGCTGCTGGGCTTCATCACGGAGCACTTCTTCGGCGGCCACACGGGCTACACGCTGGCGCTGGGCGGCGTCTCGATGGCGTTGGGGGGCTTGTTGACGCTGTGGGTGCGCGACGACGCCAAGGCCGCGGCCTGACGAGGTCCGTCGACCGCTCTTGCGCGCGCCACGGCACGCCCGTTCGCGTTAATATACTGGCAACTTTCAACCAGTAGCCCACAGCGGAGCAAGAACATGGCAATCCTGACGGTCCCCACCAATCCCATTCCCGGCCAGAAGCCGGGAACTTCCGGCCTGCGCAAGAAAGTGGCGGTGTTCCGCCAGCAGCACTACCTCGAGAACTTCGTCCAGAGCGTGTTCGACACGCTGGGCGACCTGTCCGGCAAGACGCTCGTGCTGGGCGGCGACGGCCGCTTCCACAACCGCGCGGCCGTGCACACCATCCTGCGCATGGCCGCGGCCAACGGCGTCGCGCGCGTACTGGTCGGGCGCGGCGGCCTGCTGTCGACGCCGGCCGTGTCCTGCGTCATCCGCAAGCACGAGGCGATGGGCGGCATCATCCTGTCGGCCAGCCACAATCCGGGCGGTCCGGACGGCGACTTCGGCATCAAGTACAACATCGGCAACGGCGGCCCGGCGCCGGAAGGCGTGACGGAAGCGATCTACCAGCGCACCACGGCGATTACCCAGTACCGCATCAGCGACGACCCGGACGTGGACATCGACCGCATCGGCCGCGGTTACATGGAACAGATGCAGGTGGAGGTCATCGACCCGGTCGAGGACTATGCCGACATGCTGGCCGGCCTGTTCGACTTCGACGCGATCCGCAAGCTGTTCGCGGGCGGTTTCCGCATGTGCTTCGACGCCATGAGCGCGATCTCCGGCCCATACGCGCAGGCGATACTGGAAGGGCGCCTGGGTGCGCCGGCCGGCACCGTCGTCAACGCGGTGCCGCTGGAAGACTTCGGCGGCCTGCATCCCGACCCGAACCCCGTCAACGCGGCCCAGCTGATCGAACTGATGGCCGGCCCCGATGCGCCCGACTTCGGCGCAGCATCGGACGGCGACGCGGACCGCAACATGATCGTCGGCCGCAACTTCGCCGTGACCCCGTCGGACAGCCTGGCAATCCTCGCCGCCAACGCGCAGGTTGCGCCGGGCTACCGGGGCGGCATCGCCGGCATCGCCCGCTCGATGCCCACGTCGCGCGCGGCCGACCGCGTGGCCGAGGCGCTGGGCGTGAAGCTGTACGAGACGCCGACGGGCTGGAAGTACTTCGGCAACCTGCTGGACGCCGGCCTGGCCACGCTGTGCGGCGAGGAGAGCTACGGCACCGGCTCGAACCACATCCGCGAGAAGGACGGCGTGTGGGCCGTGCTGTTCTGGCTCAACCTGCTGGCGGTGACGGGCAAAAGCGTCGAGGAGATCGTCACCGCGCACTGGGCCCGTTTCGGCCGCAATTACTACTCGCGCCATGACTACGAAGCGATCGACGCCCACGCGGCGCAGGTGCTGATGGACGACCTGCGCATCAAGCTGGCCAACCTGGCCGGCCAGGAGATGAACCTCTACACGGTCGATTTCGCCGACGACTTCTCGTACACCGACCCGGTCGACGGCTCGCAGTCGGCGCAGCAGGGCATCCGCATCGTCATGACGGACGGCTCGCGCATCGTCTACCGCCTGTCCGGCACCGGCACGGAAGGTGCGACGCTGCGCGTCTACCTGGAGCGCTACGAAGCCGATCCGGCGCTGCACAACATTCCCACCCAGCAGGCGCTGGCGCCGCTGATCGCCATAGCCGACAGCGTGGCGAGCATTGCCCTCAACACGGGACGGAGCAACCCGACCGTGATCACCTGACGTACAACCCCGACGTACAACCTCAAAGGAAAGGTCGCATGAATACTGGTCGCTTCAAACTCCGCTCCCTCGCAATGGCCGCGCTGCTCGCGGCAAGTGCCGCCGTCCAGGCGGCGCCCCGGCCGTTCACCTGGGATAACGCGACCGTGTATTTCGTCGTGACGGACCGCTTCAGCAACGGCGACAAGTCGAACGACCTGGCGTACGGCCGCAAGGCCGACGCCGCACCGCTGCGCGGCTTCATGGGCGGCGACCTGAAAGGGCTGACGGCCAAGGTCAAGGAGGGTTATTTCGACAGCCTGGGTGTCGATGCGATCTGGCTGACGCCGCCGGTGGAGCAGATCCACGCCGGTACCGACGAAGGTACCGGCAAGTCGTACGGCTTCCATGGCTACTGGGCGCGCGACTTCACGGCGATCGACGCCAACCTGGGCACGGAGCAGGATTTCGCGGACTTCGTGCAAGCGGCGCATGCGCGCGGCATCCGCGTGGTGTTCGACGTGGTGATGAACCATATCGGCCCCGTCACGGAGCAGGACCCCGTGTGGCCGGCGGACTGGGTGCGGCTCGACCCGGTGTGCAAGTACAAGGACACGCCGACGACGGTGCCGTGCGCGCTGGTGCCGAACCTGCCGGACGTGCGCACCGACAGCAACGCCAACGTGGCGCTGCCGCCGGCGCTCGTGGAAAAATGGAAGAGGGAAGGGCGCTACGAGCGCGAGGTGAAGGAGCTGGACGATTTCTTCGCCCGCACCGGCTATCCGCGTGCGCCCCGCTACTACCTGATGAAGTGGCACGCGGACTGGGTGCGTAAATATGGCATCGACGGCTTCCGCGCCGACACCGTCAAGCACACGGAGCCGGGCGTGTGGAAGGAGCTGCGCACGGTGGCCGACGCGGCCTACCAGGACTATCGCAAGGCCAACCCGGGCAAGGCGCTGGGCGAGAAGTTCTTTGCGGTGGCCGAGGTGTATGGCTACGGCATCGGCAGCGGGCGCCAGTTCGACATGGGCGATGCCAAGGTCGACTTTTATGCCAACGGCTTCGACAGCCTGATCAACTTCGCGCTGCCGGGCGACGCGAAGGGCGACTACGAGAGCATCTTCGCCAAGTATGCGCAGGCGCTGCATGGGCCGCTGAAGGGCTATTCGGTGCTGAACTACATGGATTCGCACGACGACGGCAATCCGTTCGACGCGGCCCGCACCCGGCCGTTCGAGACGGCCAACAAACTGCTGCTGGCGCCGGGCGCCGCCCAGATCTACTACGGCGACGAGACGGCGCGCCGGCTCGACATCGCCGAGGCGACGGGCGACGCGAAGCTGCGTTCGTTCATGAACTGGGACGACCTCGCCAACAACTCGGCACGGGAAGGCTACCGCGTCGCCGACGTGCGCGCGCACTGGAGCAAGCTGGGACTGTTCCGGCGCGCCCACGCCGCCATCGGTGCGGGCACGCACCGCAAGCTGGCGGACCGGCCCTACACGTTCGCCCGCACCCACGCAGCGGACAAGGTCGTGGTGGCACTGGATGTGCCGGTCGGGAAGCCGGTCGCGATTGCGGTAGGTGGCGTGTTTGCCGACGGGGCCAAGGTGCGGGATGCCTATTCCGACGTGACGTACACCGTGCGCAAAGGTGTCGTGCGTACTGGCGGCAAGGCGAGTGTCGTGCTGCTGGAAGCCGCCCGTTAAGGAGCAGGCCTGGAACGTACAGGCTTGGGGTCTGTCCCTGCAAGGGACTGACCCCGGTTTTCATCGCAACGCATCCGTCGCGGCAGGAAACCAGGGTCGGTACCGCAGGGACAGACCCCAATCCCTTAACGTTCCGACATCCCTTCCACGAACACCACGGCCGTCCGCGCCGGCACCGTAAACGTCCCCGACGCCTTGTCATACCTGGCCTCACGTACCCGCTGGTCGCCGGCCTCGGCCCGGTCCTGCACCGGATGCAGCCGGTACGAACGCCCGGCCTCCGCGGGCACCGCGATCTTCTGCGCCACCTTGTCGACGTTGATCAGGTACAGCACCGAGCGATAGCCCGCCCCCGCGTAGCCGGAACCATCCAGCCGCCCGACGATCACCGTCGCCACCTGGTCCGGACCCGTATTGTAGAAGCGCAGCCGCTCGGCAATCTCGTCGGCCGTACGCAGGCGGAACAGCGTGCTGCCGGCACGGATCGCCAGCAGGTCGCGGAACGTGTCGCGCGCGAACGCGATGTCGGCCGGGGCGGGCTTCAGGGCCGGGTTGGCCAGCAGGGGCCGCAGCAGCGCATAGTCCTTGCCGTTGTCGGCGGCTGGTGGCAGGCCGGTGCCGAAGTAGTTGTCGCGATACGTCCAGTCCAGCCGGTTGAACCAGTCGCCCGAGTCGAAGCTGTTGCGGTCCAGCGACTTCGAACGCAGGATGTCGAAGCCGGCATGGAAGTACGCCACGCCCTGGCTGAACGCATTGATCGCGGCCGCCAGCATCTGCACGCGCGCGCGGTCGGCCGTGGCGGTTGCCAGCGGCAGGCGCAACGCGTTCAGGTCGTACAAGGTCTGGTTGTCGTGGTTCTCCACGTAGTTGACGGTCTCCCCCGGTGCGCTGGCGTAGCCCGCGGGCTGGCCCGCGTAGTCCAGTTCCTCCAGCTTGCGCACGGTACCGTCGCGCGTCGTCAACGGGTAGGTGCGCACGCTGCCGGCCAGGCCGACGCGCACCAGGTCCGCCGCCTTCAGCAGGTCGTCCCTGGTGGCTGCGGCGCTGCCGTTCGGATCGTAGGACAGGCCGTTGACGTAGCCCTGGCGCGCCACCATGTCACGGCCCGCGTCGCCGGCGCCGCCACCGCGCACGGCATCGCGGCCGCGGTCGCTGAACGTGCCGATGCCGCTGCCGTTCAGCGCCAGCTGCGAGGCCTGCACGAAGCGGGCGCCGTTCGCCACTTCGCCGAAGTTCCAGCCTTCGCCGATCAGGTTGACGTGGCGGCCGGCCGCCGCGTCGACACGGCGCTGCAGCGCCTCCATCGTCGCGCGCGGCTGGTGGCCCATCAGGTCGAAGCGGAACGAATCGATGCGGTAGTGCTTCGTCCACAGCTCGACCGAATCCGTCATCAGCTTGCCCATCATGCGGTGTTCCGTGGCCGTGTTGTCGCAGCAGGTCGAGCGCTCGATGGCGCCGGTGGCGTCCAGCCGGTGGTAGTAGCCGGGCACGATGCGGTCCAGCACCGATTTCCCGGCCTGGCCGCCGAGGAAGGTGTGGTTGTAGACGACGTCCATGCCCACGCGCAGGCCGATGCCGTGCAGCGCCATCACCATCTGGCGCAGTTCGACGATGCGGCGCGCGCCGTCGGCCGGGTCGGTGCTGTAGCTGCCTTCCGGCGCGCTGTAGTGGTAAGGGTCGTAGCCCCAGTTGTAGCAGTCCGTCTGGCGCGTCAGCCCGACCAGTTGCTGCTGCACGTCGCTGTCCGGTGGCAGACCGCGCAGGCGCGCCGCATCCGGCACGTCGCAGTGCGCTTCGGGCACGCTGCCGATGTCATACACGGGCAGCAGGTGCACGTCCGTCAGGCCGGCGCGGGCCAGTGCCGCCAGGTGGCGCATGCCGTTCGAATCCCTTTCCGTGAAGGCCGTGTACTTGCCGCGGTTGGCCGCGGTGACGCTGGCGTCGTTGACAGAGAAATCGCGCACGTGCAGTTCGTAGATCGACATGTCGGTCTGGGCCAGCACCTTGGCCGGGGCGCGGCTGTGGTCCCAGCCGGCCGGCTTCAGGCGTGGCGCGGCCAGGTCGGCGATGTAGGCGCGGCGCGAGTCGGTCGTCAGGCTGACGGCATACGGGTCGGTGACGAGGTTGCGCACGATGCCGCTGCCGTTGGCATACACGTCGACGGCGTAGCGGTAGTACTTGCCGTCCAGGTTGGCCGGCAGGGTGGCGGACCAGACGCCGGTGGCGCTGTCGAAGCGCAGCGGCGTGACGGCGCGCGCACGGCCGCTGCCGCTGTCGTATGTGCACACCGCGACATTGCCGGCCGTCGGCGCCCACAGCTTGAACGTCGTGCTGCGCCGCGCTGGTGTCGCACCCAGGTCGGGTACGCGTTCGGCACCGGCGTACAGGTCGTCCAGGGCGCCGGCCGACTGCACCTCCGTGGAAGCGAGCACGTTGCCCTGTGCGTCCTCGCGCACCAGCACCAGCTGGCCCTTGTGCAGGGCGGCCATGCGTGCTTCGTCCTGTGGGTTCAATGCCAGCACCGGCCCTTTGCCGAGCCACGCGAAGGCGGCCGGGATGGCCGCGGGCGTGGGCTTCAACGCCAATCCGCCGTCGGCGCCACGCACGGGCGCGCCGGATCGCGCGACGATGGCCGAGGTGGCGCTGTGGTACAGGCGATAGATGGCATCGGGTGCGGCGCCCGGCCATGCGAGGCTGCGGCGATCGAGCCAGGCGGCGCGGGCGTCGTACGCGCTGGCCGCGGGCGACAACACGGCCTGGAAGCCGTCGGTATTGCAGGTGGCGAGATCGGCTGCCGCCCGGGCAGGTGCCGTACTGACGAGTAAGCAGGCGGCAACTGCCGCCCCGGTAGACTTGCGGATGACCATACGTGCCCCCTGGTTGAGTTGGCACGTATGGTAATCGAACTGATGTAGTTTTACTACTTGAGCGAGGTAGTGGCGCAACCGGGCGGCTGCGCTGGCAGGCTTAGAACTCTTCCCACTCCGATTCCGCCGTTGCCGCAGCCTTGCGGGCCGGTTGGGACGCCGCTGGCCCCTTGGTCGCCGCAGGTTTGGCAGGAGCCGCCGCCAGACGGGGCGCTTGCGCCAGCTGCTTGACCGGCTTCGTCGTCACGCGACGCGGCGCGGACGGTGCCGCTGCGGCAGCCGATTGCACGACCGTGAACGTGCCCACCAGTTGCGCCAGCTTGGCGGCCTGGTCCTGCATCGATTCGGAGGCGGCGCTGGCTTCCTCCACCAGCGCGGCATTCTGCTGCGTGACCTGGTCCATCTGCGCAATGGCCTGGTTGACCTGGTCGATGCCGCTGCTCTGCTCGCGGCTGGCGGCCGAGATCTCGCTCATGATGTCGGTGACGCGCTGCACGCTGCCGACGATCTCGTTCATCGTCGCGCCGGCCTGGCCCACCAGTTGCGAACCGATGCCGACCTTTTCGACCGAGTCGTCGATCAGCGTCTTGATTTCCTTCGCGGCGGCGCCAGCGCGGTGCGCCAGGTTGCGCACTTCGCCCGCCACGACAGCGAAGCCGCGGCCCTGTTCACCGGCGCGGGCCGCCTCGACGGCCGCGTTCAGCGCCAGGATATTGGTCTGGAACGCGATGCCATCGATGACGGAAATGATGTCGACGATCTTGCGGGCCGATTCATTGATGGCACCCATCGTATCGACGACCTGGGCGACCACCTGGCCGCCTTGGGCCGCGACATCCGACGCCGTCGCCGCCATGGCACTGGCCTGCTGGGCGTTGTCGGCGTTCTGACGCACGGTGGATGTCAGCTCTTCCATCGACGACGCGGTTTCCTCCAGCGAGCTGGCCTGTTCTTCCGTGCGCGACGACAGGTCGGCATTGCCGGCCGAGATCTGGCCGGACGCGGTGGCGATCGTGTCGGTGCCGGTGCGCACTTCGGTGACGATCGCGGCCAGCTTGTCACGCATATTGCGCATCGCATACAGCATGCTGGACTGGTCGCCCGGCTTGACGGGGACGTCGACGGTCAGGTCGCCTTCCGCGATGCGCGCCGCGATGGCCGCGGCTTGCTCGGGTTCGCCGCCCAGCTGGCCCAGCAGGGTGCGGGTGATCATCGTGGCCGAACCGATGCCGATGACGAGTGCGATGCCGTTCAGGACCAGCATCAGCGTGACGGCGCTGTCGTAGGTTGCTTGCGCATCCGCGGCGGCCGCGGCGTTCAGCTTGTTCTCAAAGGCGATGAGGTCGTTCAGGGCGCCCAGCCATTCGCGCTGCACGGGACGCAGCTGGTGGATCAGGTAATCGGTGCCTTCTTCGGCCTTGTTCGCCAGGCCCAGTTCCATCGCCTTGGCCATCAGCGGCGCCGCATTGGCGTCCAGTTCCTTCAGCTTTTCCACGAATGCCTTTTCCTCGGCCGTCGTGGCGGGATCCTCGAACGTTTTCTGCAGCTTGGCAAACGCTTCGGCGTACAGCGCGGCCTGGGTTTCCATGCGCTTGGTTTCCGGTTGCATCTCTTCCGGCGTCGTGAACAGGATCAGGTTGCGCAGTGCGATCATGCGGTCCGTCACGCTGTCCTGCAGCGTCGCCACCAGGGCGATCTGGACGTTGTTGACTTCAGTGATGTTGCGGGTACGCTCGTTCATCTCGCGCATCTTCAAGAGACCCGTAGCGACGATCGAGACCATCAGGCAAAGCACGAGCGCATAGCCGATGGCCAGCCGCGTGCCGACTTTCATGTTTTTCATAATGATGTGTAGTTATGGCTCAGCGCGCAGGCGCGGCTGGCTCGAGCATTCCGGGAAACCGCGATGGGGCGGACGGGATATGGCGGCGCGTGGATTGGGCGTCGCCAAGGCGCTTCGCAAGCGGCGAAGCAGGGATGATTATAGGATACATGCACCCGTGCAACTATCGAACTGTTGCGTGGGCGCAGCATGAACATCACAAAAAATTGCGGACCGCGGATTCTTGACGCGACGGCAAGCAGTGGCTTGCGCAACCGTCAACAAACAGCCGAGCCCGTGTCCCACCTCGGGGTCAGTCACCGAGGTGAGACACGGACTCGGCGGTGGGGCGGAGGCGAACTTACGCCGGCGCCTTGCCGCTGCGGTAGTTGTCCACCATCTTGTAGCGCAGCGCGTACAGGCCGAACACCAGGGCCGTCAGCAGCGCGAAGCCGGCAAAGAAGAACATCTGGAACGCGATCACGGACAATCCCGTGTCGCCGATATGCCCCAGCACGAAGTCGTTCTTGACGCTGGAATTGACGATCAGGACCCACAGGTTGCCGACCGTGACGGCCAGCGTCCAGAAGCTCATGATCGAACCCTTCATCGACGCGGGTGCCTGGCTGTAGGCAAATTCCAGGCCGGTTGCCGACACCAGCACTTCCGCCATCGTCAGCAGCGCATATGGCGCCAGTTGCCACAGGATCGACATCGGCGTGCCGCCGTCCATCGACACCTGGATCCAGCCGATCACCAGCCAGGCCGCGCCGGAGAGCGCGATGCCGGTCGTCATCCGGCGCAGCGCCGTCGGCTCGATGCCGAGCGCGCGCAGCAGCGGGAACAGGGCCAGGTTATTGAACGGGATCAGCAGCATGACGAGCAGCGGATTCAACGCCTGCATTTGCGCCGGCAGTACCTGGAACTGCCAGCCGAAGATGTCGAGCACGGGGCTCGTCATCGAGTTGGCCTGCACGATCCACGTCGAGGCCTTCTGGTCGAACAGGGACCAGAACGGCGTGACGAGGGCGAACACGATCAGGATGCGCAGCACGGCGCGCACGCCTTCCACCGCTTCGTCCGGGTGGTGGCCGCGGGCCCGTTCGAGCTGCATGCCGGTACCGATGCCGCCGAATGCCAGCAGCAGCACCAGCGCGGTGCAGGCGCCGATGACGAAGCCCCACGAGTACGACATCAGCAGCGAGACGACAGCGCCGACCACGCCGATGACCGCTACCGTGAGACCGGGTCGGCCCTCGCCTGGACGTTTGGCCAGCAGCGCCGTGCGCGCGACCCGCGTCAGCGAATCGGGATTGGGCGGTGCCGGCGGTACGTTGACGTATTTATGGCGGCCCAGCCAGAAGATCAGCACGGCCAGTGCCATCAGCAGGCCGGGAATGCCGAAGGCGATGGACGGGCCGTAGTTCTTCAGCAGCAGCGGCATCAGCAGCGACGCGAAGAACGAGCCGAAGTTGATGCACCAGTAGAAGGCGTCGTACACCACCTTGGCCCGGTTCTTGTTGGTCTGGTCGAACTGGTCGCCCACGAACGCCGACACCAGCGGCTTGATGCCGCCCGCGCCCAGCGCGATCAGGAACAGGCCGAAATAGAAGCCCTTCAGGTTGTCCTCGAAGATCGCCAGGCACGCATGGCCCGCCACGTAGAAGAGGCTGAGCCAGAGGATCGTCTTGTACTTGCCGAACAGGCGGTCGGCCAGGAAGCCACCCAGGAGCGGCGTGAAATAGGCGCCGATGACGAACGTGTGGAACACGTGCTTGGCCTCGCCGGTGCGGTCTTCCAGCGGCACGAACAGCAGCAGGGTGCTGATCAGGAACGGCGTCAGGATGTTGCGCATGCCGTAGAAGGAGAAGCGTTCCGCCGCTTCGTTGGCGATGATGTACGGGATCTGCCGCGGTAGCGGCCCGTTTCCCTGGCTTTGGTCTGGTGCCATCGATGTCCCCGAAATTGGTCCGGCGCCGGCCACGGTAATGGCGGCACACTGGACGGAAATGTTGTGTGGCACGGATGCTAGGGGAATGGGCCCGCTCTGGCAACAGGCAAATCGTGCCGCTTTGGCAGGGTTTTTGGTGTCAAAGTGTAGTTTGACTACTGATGGGTACGAATATTTTTAGCTTGATCGATGTAACTGATTGATTTGTATGGAATAGACTCGACTACGCCCCATCGACGAAGCGTTGAGAAAACGCTATCCTTGATGTATATTCTCTACAATTCTCCCTCAACAACCGGAACCAACATGAGCCAGACATCGTCCCCGACCTGGTGGCAGGAAGCCATCATCTATCAGGTGTACCCGCGCAGCTACCTCGACACGAACGGCGACGGTATCGGCGACTTGAACGGGATTGCCGAACGCCTCGACTACATCGCGAAGCTGGGCGTGGACATCGTCTGGGTCTCGCCGTTCTTCAAGTCGCCGATGAAGGACTTCGGCTACGACATCGCCGACTACTGCGACGTCGATCCGATGTTCGGCACGCTGGCAGACTTCGACCGCATGATCGCCAAGGCGCACAGCGTGGGCGTGAAGATCATGATCGACCAGGTGATGAGCCACTGCTCGGACCAGCACCCGTGGTTCGTCGAGAGCCGCGGCAGCCGTGACAATCCGAAGGCCGACTGGTTCGTGTGGGCCGATCCGCTGCCGGACGGGAATCCGCCGAACAACTGGCTATCCGTGTTCGGCGGCTCGGCATGGCAGTGGGACGCCCGCCGCAAGCAGTACTACATGCATAACTTCCTGACCAGCCAGCCGGACTTGAACTTCCACAACCCGCAAGTGCAGCAGGCGATGCTGGACAGCCTGCGTTTCTGGCTGGCCCGCGGCGTCGACGGGGTGCGCCTGGATGCCGTCACGTTCCATTTCCACGACAAGGAACTGCGCAGCAATCCGCCCGCGACGGTGCGCGACACGTCCACCGTCACGGACGTCAATCCCTACGGCTTCCAGGCCCACGTCTACGACAAGTGCCGTCCCGAGAACGTGGCATTCCTGCAGCGCGTGCGCCAGGTGCTGGACGAATTCGGCGCCGTCTCCATCGGCGAGGTGGGCGCGGACGACGCACTGGCCT
This is a stretch of genomic DNA from Pseudoduganella chitinolytica. It encodes these proteins:
- a CDS encoding POT-type proton-dependent oligopeptide transporter, giving the protein MAPDQSQGNGPLPRQIPYIIANEAAERFSFYGMRNILTPFLISTLLLFVPLEDRTGEAKHVFHTFVIGAYFTPLLGGFLADRLFGKYKTILWLSLFYVAGHACLAIFEDNLKGFYFGLFLIALGAGGIKPLVSAFVGDQFDQTNKNRAKVVYDAFYWCINFGSFFASLLMPLLLKNYGPSIAFGIPGLLMALAVLIFWLGRHKYVNVPPAPPNPDSLTRVARTALLAKRPGEGRPGLTVAVIGVVGAVVSLLMSYSWGFVIGACTALVLLLAFGGIGTGMQLERARGHHPDEAVEGVRAVLRILIVFALVTPFWSLFDQKASTWIVQANSMTSPVLDIFGWQFQVLPAQMQALNPLLVMLLIPFNNLALFPLLRALGIEPTALRRMTTGIALSGAAWLVIGWIQVSMDGGTPMSILWQLAPYALLTMAEVLVSATGLEFAYSQAPASMKGSIMSFWTLAVTVGNLWVLIVNSSVKNDFVLGHIGDTGLSVIAFQMFFFAGFALLTALVFGLYALRYKMVDNYRSGKAPA
- a CDS encoding alpha-glucosidase family protein — its product is MSQTSSPTWWQEAIIYQVYPRSYLDTNGDGIGDLNGIAERLDYIAKLGVDIVWVSPFFKSPMKDFGYDIADYCDVDPMFGTLADFDRMIAKAHSVGVKIMIDQVMSHCSDQHPWFVESRGSRDNPKADWFVWADPLPDGNPPNNWLSVFGGSAWQWDARRKQYYMHNFLTSQPDLNFHNPQVQQAMLDSLRFWLARGVDGVRLDAVTFHFHDKELRSNPPATVRDTSTVTDVNPYGFQAHVYDKCRPENVAFLQRVRQVLDEFGAVSIGEVGADDALAFMAEYTAGGDKLHMAYSFNLLTEDHSARHIRTQVEEFNRRVKDGWASWSVGNHDVPRVATRWGKGKDPAAFGKLALAMQLSLKGTPTLYQGDELAFTEADVPYELIQDPYGITFWPEFKGRDGCRTPIAWTEGPNGGFTSGQPWLPVVPEHVAVAASTQEADEHSPLNFARRMIAWRRTMPQLTRGDIEFLPAPEPVLAFRRDLPGERGVLCVFNLGGDTVRFTLPQLRGAEALPQPGLPGEVQGDEVTLPPCGAWFGYAA